One window of Hoplias malabaricus isolate fHopMal1 chromosome 16, fHopMal1.hap1, whole genome shotgun sequence genomic DNA carries:
- the LOC136671851 gene encoding kinesin light chain 1-like — MSTMVYPCEEKLERLTQEEIISSTKLVIQGLEALKSEHNAILHSLVETLKCLNKDEEASLVQEKCSLLRKSVEMIELGLGEAQVMTALAGHLSTVEAEKQRVRAQVRRLCQENQWLRDELNITQQKLQKSEQTVAQLEEEKKHLEFLNQMKVYDKDTPPTEEKHGGPSKDPLDDLFPNEEEEEGSSRQPSSAALMAAQRGGYEVPARLRALHNLVIQYANQGRYEVAVPLCKQMLEDLERTSGRDHPDVATMLNILALVYRDQNNYKEASRLLYDAVAIREKTLGEDHPSVAATLNNLAVLYGKRGKYVEAEPLCKRALELREKVLGRDHPDVAKQLNNLALVCQNQGKYEEVEYYYWRALEIYEKRLGLDNPNVAKTKNNLASCYLKQGKYKEAEILYKEILTRAHEKEFGVVDAENKPIWMHAEEREENKGLSHEDAHYVAHRALHKDGKVNSPTINTTLRNLAVLYRQQGKAEAAEMLEEYATKTRKQGAAVDNPKDAIRKRSTSLYSVKYEPGEDGNVQWNGDGTLRRAGSLGKLREVLRRSSEILVKKLQETIPTESYNPNMKRAASMSYLNRSSDDESFQSGGSGRRLRDSRTLSSSTVELYSGKGQ; from the exons ATGTCCACCATGGTTTACCCCTGCGAGGAGAAGCTGGAAAGactaacacaagaggagatcatcTCCAGCACAAAGCTGGTGATCCAGGGACTGGAAGCTCTGAAGAGCGAGCACAATGCCATCCTGCACAGCTTGGTGGAGACCCTCAAATGCCTGAACAAGGATGAGGAGGCCAGTTTGGTGCAGGAGAAGTGCTCACTGCTTCGCAAGTCTGTGGAGATGATTGAGCTGGGCTTGGGGGAGGCTCAG GTGATGACTGCTCTGGCCGGTCACCTGAGCACGGTGGAGGCTGAGAAGCAGAGGGTGAGGGCTCAGGTGCGAAGGCTCTGTCAGGAGAACCAGTGGCTGAGGGACGAACTGAACATCACTCAGCAAAAGCTGCAGAAGAGCGAGCAGACCGTGGCCcagctggaggaggagaagaaacaTCTGGAGTTCCTGAACCAGATGAAGGTGTACGATAAGGACACACCACCCACG GAAGAGAAACATGGAGGACCATCAAAAGATCCCCTGGACGATCTGTTCCCCaatgaagaagaggaggaaggaT catctCGGCAGCCCAGCAGTGCAGCTTTGATGGCAGCCCAACGCGGAGGATATGAGGTTCCCGCTCGGCTCAGAGCTCTCCACAACCTGGTGATCCAGTACGCCAACCAGGGCCGCTACGAGGTGGCCGTGCCACTGTGTAAACAGATGCTGGAAGATCTGGAGCGGACCTCCGGCCGAGATCACCCAGACGTAGCCACCATGCTCAACATCCTCGCTCTTGTTTACAG GGACCAGAACAACTATAAAGAAGCTTCTCGTCTCCTCTACGATGCTGTGGCGATCAGAGAGAAGACCCTCGGTGAGGACCACCCTTCG GTGGCTGCCACATTGAACAACCTGGCAGTGCTCTATGGGAAGAGGGGAAAGTATGTTGAGGCCGAACCCCTGTGTAAGAGAGCGCTGGAGTTGAGGGAAAAG gttctgGGTAGGGATCACCCTGACGTGGCGAAGCAGCTGAATAACCTGGCGCTGGTTTGTCAGAACCAGGGAAAATATGAAGAAGTGGAGTATTACTACTGGAGAGCTCTTGAGATCTATGAGAAGAGGCTGGGCTTGGACAATCCCAACGTCGCGAAAACCAAGAACAATCTG GCGTCGTGCTACCTCAAACAGGGCAAGTACAAAGAGGCTGAGATTTTGTACAAAGAGATCCTCACCCGAGCTCACGAGAAGGAGTTTGGAGTCGTGGATG cTGAAAACAAACCCATCTGGATGCACGcagaggagagggaggagaatAAA GGCTTGTCCCATGAAGATGCTCATTATGTTGCTCACAGGGCTTTGCACAAAGACGGCAAGGTGAACAG CCCAACCATAAACACCACCCTGCGGAATCTCGCGGTCCTGTATCGACAGCAAGGCAAAGCCGAAGCGGCGGAGATGCTCGAGGAGTACGCCACGAAAACCCGGAAACAG ggagCAGCAGTGGATAATCCCAAGGATGCCATCCGTAAAAGGAGCACTTCTCTTTACAGTGTGAAGTATGAACCTGGGGAAGATGGCAATGTACAGTGGAAtgga gATGGCACCTTGAGAAGGGCTGGATCTCTGGGAAAACTGAGGGAGGTGCTGCGGAGGAGCAGTGAGATACTGGTGAAGAAACTGCAGGAAACTATACCAACAGAATCATATAACCCCAA CATGAAGAGGGCTGCCTCGATGTCGTACCTGAACAGGAGCTCAGATGATGAATCTTTTCAG AGCGGGGGTTCAGGCAGGAGGCTGAGAGACAGTCGAACTCTGAGCTCCAGCACAGTGGAGCTGTACAGTGGCAAAGGCCAATag